Proteins from a single region of Desulfatiglans anilini DSM 4660:
- a CDS encoding AsmA family protein: protein MRWKWFLGIFAVIIVLTVMAVYIFAATYDYDRLRPRIVQAIRDSTGRELLIEKPLAVEIGFSPVIVLEEVRFGDFGEDSEAGLLRVKRCEIQIALLPLLKDVLEVKRLQLVEPQFHVDRSSPPGPRAPGGAGPGTASDSGPVSATEEGAGQPARSDGAVERGAQRFPAFGFKDVEVVDGVVVYRSGPEGAVHTLRLERFEARSGGMDADIDLEASGDYEGHRFELKGRTGGLPALTDPKRPWDVRLEGLFGGAAISIEGEMEDVFHIRGGRFTVSFHGEALEPLPFVGPLGMTGLPEPFEGRFEIGDVAAGRYRISALHMRLAENTLEGELELDTNGPIPSIEGALSSERLDLRPFIPKREADASKPGAGASGSRDAAGGGRVFSSEAIRIPFPAWLVLDLNCAFKNVFMPKWAFTDLGAQVRLSDGRLRIEDLKADTEAGSVTGRFHFKAAERGIVLDALCKVTKLDVSRMLKKLGEKPSLEGELDADLDLQGQGASFAEIMAGLDGKISLVMGAGRIDSSGFDFWGADVVQSLMQVVDPARRPRSTTDFNCLVAGFLVTGGLARSTALVLDTDVTSLVGEGQVNLRHETLDLEFALIPKSGLSVPGLGKVGITIGQLTRPFKVGGTLKKPAVRFDVHETAWVVGKAVGGSLLFGPAGIAAALATGAAGSENPCLAAVRAAEAGVPVREDAGTPKELIDGMVDQAGKLLDRLLGR from the coding sequence CGAGGAGGTGCGTTTCGGTGATTTTGGCGAAGATTCCGAAGCGGGCCTGCTGAGGGTCAAGCGCTGCGAGATCCAGATCGCCTTGCTGCCTCTGCTGAAGGATGTCCTGGAGGTCAAACGCCTCCAGTTGGTCGAGCCGCAGTTCCATGTCGATAGAAGCTCGCCCCCTGGGCCTCGAGCGCCAGGCGGCGCCGGACCCGGGACCGCCAGCGATTCAGGTCCTGTAAGTGCGACGGAGGAGGGGGCCGGTCAGCCGGCCCGGTCGGATGGCGCCGTCGAGCGGGGTGCTCAGCGGTTTCCGGCCTTTGGATTCAAGGATGTCGAAGTGGTTGACGGGGTTGTCGTTTACCGGAGCGGGCCCGAGGGCGCCGTGCACACCCTTCGGCTGGAGCGTTTCGAGGCGCGGAGCGGTGGCATGGACGCCGATATCGACCTGGAAGCGAGTGGAGACTATGAAGGCCATCGTTTCGAGCTCAAGGGCCGCACGGGGGGGCTGCCGGCCCTGACAGATCCGAAGAGGCCTTGGGATGTTCGTCTGGAGGGGCTTTTCGGCGGGGCCGCGATCTCGATCGAGGGGGAGATGGAGGATGTATTCCATATCCGCGGGGGGCGGTTCACGGTCTCCTTCCACGGTGAGGCCCTCGAGCCGCTGCCGTTTGTCGGGCCTCTGGGGATGACCGGCTTGCCGGAACCGTTCGAAGGGCGTTTCGAGATCGGTGATGTTGCGGCGGGCCGGTATCGAATCTCGGCCTTGCATATGAGGCTCGCGGAGAATACGCTCGAGGGCGAACTGGAGCTCGATACGAACGGGCCCATCCCGTCCATCGAAGGGGCGCTGTCGTCGGAGCGTTTGGATCTGAGGCCTTTTATCCCGAAAAGGGAGGCGGACGCCTCGAAGCCCGGGGCGGGGGCTTCCGGGAGCCGAGATGCAGCCGGCGGCGGGCGCGTCTTCTCCTCGGAGGCGATCCGGATCCCTTTCCCGGCCTGGCTGGTCCTGGATCTGAACTGCGCCTTCAAGAACGTGTTCATGCCCAAGTGGGCGTTTACAGATCTGGGTGCGCAGGTCCGGCTCTCGGACGGGCGTCTCCGGATCGAAGACCTGAAGGCGGATACGGAAGCGGGCTCGGTCACCGGCCGGTTCCATTTCAAGGCTGCGGAGCGCGGGATTGTGCTTGACGCGCTGTGCAAGGTCACGAAGCTCGATGTGTCGCGGATGCTCAAGAAGTTGGGGGAGAAGCCGTCACTGGAGGGCGAACTCGACGCGGACCTCGATCTGCAGGGCCAGGGCGCGTCGTTTGCCGAGATTATGGCGGGCCTCGACGGGAAGATCTCCCTGGTGATGGGCGCAGGGCGGATCGATTCGTCGGGCTTCGACTTCTGGGGGGCCGATGTCGTTCAGAGCCTCATGCAGGTGGTCGATCCGGCCCGAAGGCCCCGATCCACCACGGACTTCAACTGCCTGGTGGCAGGGTTTCTCGTGACGGGGGGGCTTGCGCGCAGCACTGCGCTGGTCCTGGATACCGATGTCACGAGCCTCGTAGGGGAGGGGCAGGTGAATCTGCGCCATGAAACCCTTGATCTCGAGTTCGCCCTCATACCGAAATCGGGCCTCTCGGTGCCCGGCCTCGGCAAAGTGGGGATCACCATCGGGCAACTGACCCGGCCGTTCAAGGTGGGCGGCACCCTGAAGAAGCCCGCCGTCCGTTTCGATGTTCATGAAACGGCCTGGGTGGTGGGAAAGGCCGTTGGCGGCTCGCTCCTTTTCGGGCCGGCCGGGATTGCCGCCGCTCTGGCCACCGGCGCCGCCGGCTCCGAAAACCCGTGTCTGGCGGCCGTGCGGGCGGCGGAAGCGGGGGTGCCGGTCAGGGAAGATGCCGGCACGCCGAAAGAACTCATCGACGGGATGGTCGATCAGGCAGGGAAACTGCTTGATCGCCTGTTGGGCAGATGA
- a CDS encoding LamB/YcsF family protein: MTDKIDINCDMGESFGAYTLGMDADVMRYITSANIACGFHAGDPGVMNRTIQLARNHRVGVGAHPGFPDLLGFGRRNMDCTLDEIRDYVVYQVGAMEAFCRLHGVRLQHVKPHGGLYNMAAGNLDILRVLTGAVAALDAEILLVAPAGGRAQAMARIGREEGVRLVFEAFPDRAYTREGALVSRRLPEAVILDPQEVVERALALVVEGRISLLEGGSLEMEAQTLCVHGDNPGAVEMAAAIRRGLESEGIGVASMAEWV, from the coding sequence ATGACCGACAAGATCGACATCAACTGTGATATGGGGGAAAGCTTCGGGGCCTACACCCTCGGGATGGACGCCGATGTCATGCGCTACATCACCTCCGCGAACATCGCCTGCGGTTTCCACGCGGGCGACCCCGGAGTCATGAACCGGACGATCCAGTTGGCCCGAAACCATCGCGTCGGCGTCGGCGCCCATCCGGGATTCCCGGATCTGCTCGGCTTCGGACGCCGGAACATGGATTGCACCTTGGATGAGATCAGGGACTACGTGGTCTATCAGGTCGGCGCCATGGAGGCCTTTTGCCGTCTGCACGGCGTGCGCCTTCAGCATGTGAAGCCCCACGGAGGGCTCTACAACATGGCGGCGGGAAACCTCGACATTCTGCGGGTCTTGACGGGGGCCGTCGCCGCCCTGGATGCGGAGATCCTGCTGGTGGCACCGGCCGGCGGACGGGCGCAGGCAATGGCGCGCATCGGGCGCGAGGAGGGGGTTCGGTTGGTTTTCGAGGCCTTTCCCGACCGGGCTTACACCCGGGAAGGTGCGCTGGTTTCGAGGCGGCTGCCGGAGGCGGTGATCCTCGACCCGCAGGAGGTTGTGGAACGGGCGCTCGCTCTGGTCGTGGAGGGAAGGATTTCGCTGCTCGAAGGGGGCAGCCTTGAGATGGAGGCCCAGACGCTTTGCGTGCATGGCGACAATCCAGGCGCTGTGGAGATGGCCGCGGCCATCCGAAGGGGCCTCGAGTCGGAGGGCATCGGGGTGGCCTCCATGGCGGAGTGGGTTTGA